In Onychostoma macrolepis isolate SWU-2019 chromosome 04, ASM1243209v1, whole genome shotgun sequence, one DNA window encodes the following:
- the LOC131538828 gene encoding uncharacterized protein LOC131538828, with amino-acid sequence MELEANQVPHEMIYDEAGFNLAKRRRRGRNIIGKRATVTAPGQRGANITMCAAISINGALLNKCVIGPYNTDRLLLFLEDLHDRLVPEVERGPVGDLSIYVITWDNVAFHHSRAVTAWFDTHLRMMSLFVAPYSPFLNPIEEFFSAWRWKVFDHRPQDQMSLLDAMDAACQDITAEHCQGWTRHTKRLFPRCLAREDIRCDVDENMWPNAEDRAD; translated from the coding sequence ATGGAGTTGGAGGCCAATCAAGTCCCTCATGAAATGATCTACGATGAGGCTGGCTTCAACTTGGCGAAAAGGCGTCGGCGTGGAAGAAACATAATTGGCAAAAGGGCCACAGTTACCGCGCCGGGCCAGAGAGGAGCCAACATCACCATGTGCGCTGCAATCTCCATCAATGGTGCACTCCTGAATAAATGTGTGATTGGCCCATACAACACCGACCGCCTTCTCCTGTTTTTAGAAGACTTGCACGATAGACTTGTGCCAGAGGTAGAAAGGGGACCGGTGGGAGACCTGTCAATATATGTGATCACATGGGACAATGTGGCATTCCACCATTCCCGTGCAGTCACAGCCTGGTTTGATACCCATCTGAGGATGATGTCCCTTTTCGTTGCCCCTTACTCCCCTTTCCTCAACCCCATTGAGGAGTTTTTCTCAGCCTGGAGATGGAAGGTTTTCGACCATCGTCCACAGGACCAAATGTCCCTCCTGGATGCAATGGATGCTGCATGCCAAGACATCACAGCTGAACACTGCCAGGGGTGGACAAGGCATACCAAAAGATTATTCCCAAGATGCCTTGCCAGAGAAGATATCAGAtgtgatgtggatgagaacATGTGGCCAAACGCAGAAGACCGGGCCGAttag
- the LOC131538731 gene encoding gastrula zinc finger protein XlCGF26.1-like: MAFIKEESEDVKIEETFRVKHEDTDEQTDLMAPKEEMQELTKIEEKVEYERLDFMIAGKSIQTETTSSPKKVQRTESNIYFTCHQCGKSFNKKYNLQIHMNVHIGEKPFTCHQCGQRFARKQNLQRHINSHTGEKPFTCDQCGKSFRQKVSLHLHTKREHSGENAFKCHRCGESFTCKVNLKTHMRLHTPEKPFTCKLCGNSFSCKASLKIHMVVHTGEKLFPCDQCGKCFRHKSTLNSHMKGHTGQSPYTCKLCGKSISNKSTLNDHMRSHTGEKPFTCKLCGKSFSQKGNLTAHMKSHTGEKPFVCAQCGKCFTRETSLANHMRLHSTENSFNGHQCEQRFPDKRRLNWNEKIHSRESSFTCHDCGKSFRLKGNLKVHMRIHTGEKPFTCTHCGKSFSQNVSLQIHRRLHTGEKPFTCNVCGKSFTYKAHYNSHMRSHTGEKPFTCKLCGNSFTRKESLKSHMVIHTGEKPFPCDQCGKCFRRKATLDSHMKGHTGESP; the protein is encoded by the exons atggcatttattaaagaggagagtgaagacgtgaagattgaagaaacattcagagtcaaacatgaagatactgacgaacaaacag acCTGATGGCACCGAAGGAAGAGATGCAAGAACTTACAAAGATAGAAGAGAAAGTTGAATATGAAAGACTTGATTTCATGATTGCGGGAAAATCCATACAGACTGAAACAACTTCATCACCAAAAAAAGTTCAGAGGACCGAATCTAACATTTACTTCACCTgccatcagtgtggaaagagtttcaacaaaaaatataaccTTCAAATACACATGAATGTTCACattggagagaagcctttcacatGCCATCAGTGTGGACAGAGATTCGCACGTAAACAAAACCTTCAACGCCACATAAATagtcacactggagagaagccgttcacatgtgatcagtgtggaaagagtttcagacaGAAAGTATCCCTTCATTTACACACAAAGAGAGAACACTCAGGAGAGAATGCTTTTAAATGTCATCGGTGTGGAGAGAGTTTCACTTGTAAAGTAAACCTCAAAACTCATATGAGACTTCACACTCCAGAGAAGCCTTTTACCTGCAAACTGTGTGGGAATAGCTTCTCATGCAAAGCGTCTCTTAAGATTCACATGGtcgttcacactggagagaaattGTTtccatgtgatcagtgtggaaagtgttTCAGACATAAATCAACCCTTAATTCTCACATGAAAGGTCACACTGGACAGAGTCCTTACACCTGCAAACTGTGTGGGAAGAGCATCTCAAATAAATCAACCCTTAATGATCACATGAGAAGTCACACAGGAGAGAAGCCCTTCACCTGCAAACTGTGTGGGAAGAGCTTCTCACAAAAAGGAAATCTTACGGCTCACATGAAATCTCACACAGGAGAGAAGCCTTTTGTGTGTGCTCAGTgtggaaaatgttttacacgtgAAACATCCCTTGCTAATCACATGAGGCTTCATTCAACAGAGAACTCTTTTAATGGTCATCAGTGTGAACAGAGATTCCCAGACAAGAGACGCCTTAACTGGAATGAAAAAATTCATTCTCGAGAGTCATCTTTCACGTGCCATgactgtggaaagagtttcagattGAAAGGAAACCTCAAGGTTCACATGagaatccacactggagagaaacctttcacCTGCACTCACTGCGGAAAGAGTTTCAGTCAGAACGTAAGCCTGCAGATTCACAGGAGgcttcacactggagagaaaccttttaCCTGCAATGTGTGTGGGAAGAGCTTCACATATAAAGCACACTATAATTCCCACATGAGaagtcacactggagagaagccttttaCCTGCAAACTGTGTGGGAATAGCTTCACACGCAAAGAATCTCTCAAGAGTCACATGGtcattcacactggagagaagccgtttccatgtgatcagtgtggaaagtgttTCAGACGTAAAGCAACCCTTGATTCACACATGAAAGGTCACACTGGAGAGAGTCCTTAA